In Desmospora profundinema, the sequence AGTGGGCGGCGGTGGTTGAGGCTCTGGGAGAAGGAAAGCAGATCCTCTTGATGCGCAAAGGAGGGATCCATGAGGAAACCCGCCAGTTCCAGGTGGAAAACGATACCTTTCCCCTCTTTCCGAACGCCTTTCACCAGAAGACAGCGTTGATCAAACCGGCGTTTCACACCTATGTAAACGAGGAGTTGGCCGGCGGATCGTCGGAGCAGGAATCGGTCTCCATCCGTTATGTCGCCCGGTTGGTGGAAGATATCGAGGTGTTTGATGAAGCGACACTGGCCCGCCTCGCTCCTTTCCACATCTGGACGGACAATTTTGCTGTCGAGCGGTTGAAGTGGAAGAAAAAGCATCCCCTGCACGTCCTGCTCCTTCGTATTTTCCGGCTGTCCGAATCCATCGCGATCCCCATGCGTGCCGAGTATCTGGGCTGCAAGTCGTGGATCCGCCTTCCCGATAACCTCCCGCAGCGGAAGTGGGAGCCGGTGTTGTCTGATGCAGCCTTTGACGATCAACGGAAACGGATCAAAGAAGCGCTGAAGGGATGAAATCAAAAAAGAACCGGAGATTCCCATGATTTTGGGGTCTTCGGTTCTTTTGTGTGAAGGGGAACCGGTAATCGCAGCCGTTTCGTCTCGAGTAATTTCACCGTGAACTTTCCCCCCTGAAGAGCCGTACTCACCTGGACAAATGGAGAATACCTGTGCTATTCTGTGGATAGAAATAGTAACGGCGGCAGGGGATTCCCTACCGCCGGGTAGCTGCCGCAGACGAGCGGCCACGGATCGCGAGAAGTAACCCGCATACCTTTGCCAGGGGGGCGGGTTACTTCTTTTTCAATGCCTGATACGCAACATAAACAGCCAATGCCTGAACCATCACACCA encodes:
- a CDS encoding DUF1802 family protein, which translates into the protein MKKTIQTLPPIALKEWAAVVEALGEGKQILLMRKGGIHEETRQFQVENDTFPLFPNAFHQKTALIKPAFHTYVNEELAGGSSEQESVSIRYVARLVEDIEVFDEATLARLAPFHIWTDNFAVERLKWKKKHPLHVLLLRIFRLSESIAIPMRAEYLGCKSWIRLPDNLPQRKWEPVLSDAAFDDQRKRIKEALKG